Proteins from a single region of Syngnathus typhle isolate RoL2023-S1 ecotype Sweden linkage group LG10, RoL_Styp_1.0, whole genome shotgun sequence:
- the LOC133160855 gene encoding FXYD domain-containing ion transport regulator 6-like isoform X1, producing MDLLLFVPFISWLTSALVSAADSEIDYDSPFEYDYESLRIGGLVFAVVLFLLGIALIVSRKCVCKKSDKSRSRNPDVESSVPRA from the exons ATGGATCTTTTGCTGTTCGTGCCATTCATCTCCTGGTTGACTTCTGCTCTCG TTTCAGCTGCAGACAGCGAAATAG ACTATGACAGCCCTTTTGAATATG ACTACGAATCTCTGAGGATCGGTGGCCTGGTTTTCGCCGTCGTGCTGTTCCTGCTGGGCATTGCCCTCATCGTCA GTAGAAAATGTGTGTGTAAAAAGAGTGACAAGTCAAG GTCACGAAATCCTGATGTGGAATCAAGTGTCCCAAGGG CATGA